A genomic segment from Geitlerinema sp. PCC 7407 encodes:
- a CDS encoding Gfo/Idh/MocA family protein: MSQVIVVGAGNWGKNLVRNFHQLGALAGVAEANPDLLAQVRAQYPEVQTYADFDSALAADAPALVIATPAFTHHKLALQALEVGKDVFVEKPMTMRTEEARQLAEYADQHQRVLMVGHLLLYQEAIAWMQDYLASGEAGEVLHVATQRLKLGKVRTEENVWWSFAPHDISVVLALLGNPPLESVKAQGQAILQPSIADHVHVDLNFAGGKSAHVHCSWQWPEIQRSTVVVAQRQMLVYNEVTQTVTIYDKGVNPDLSHYDRGDREVKFEDPAPLARECAHFLQCLQTREQPRSNGWNGVAVVEILEKAQDNLL; the protein is encoded by the coding sequence ATGAGTCAAGTCATCGTCGTCGGAGCCGGTAACTGGGGAAAGAACCTGGTTCGCAACTTCCATCAGCTCGGAGCTTTGGCCGGCGTGGCTGAAGCCAATCCAGACCTGCTGGCCCAGGTTCGCGCTCAGTACCCCGAGGTGCAGACCTATGCGGACTTTGACAGCGCCCTGGCTGCGGATGCCCCGGCCCTGGTGATCGCGACCCCTGCTTTCACCCACCACAAGCTCGCCCTCCAGGCCCTCGAAGTGGGCAAGGACGTCTTCGTCGAGAAGCCGATGACCATGCGCACCGAAGAGGCGCGCCAGCTGGCGGAGTATGCTGACCAGCACCAGCGAGTGCTGATGGTGGGCCATCTGCTGCTCTATCAGGAGGCGATCGCCTGGATGCAGGACTACCTGGCATCGGGTGAGGCGGGCGAGGTCCTGCATGTGGCAACCCAGCGCCTCAAGCTGGGCAAAGTCCGGACCGAAGAAAACGTCTGGTGGTCCTTTGCGCCCCACGATATCTCGGTGGTTCTGGCTCTCCTGGGCAACCCGCCTTTGGAAAGCGTGAAGGCTCAAGGCCAAGCCATCCTTCAGCCCAGCATTGCGGATCATGTGCACGTTGACCTGAATTTTGCGGGCGGTAAGTCCGCTCATGTCCACTGTTCTTGGCAGTGGCCCGAGATTCAGCGATCGACGGTGGTCGTGGCTCAGCGGCAGATGCTGGTCTACAACGAAGTGACTCAGACGGTCACGATCTATGACAAAGGCGTCAACCCGGACCTCAGTCACTACGATCGCGGCGATCGCGAAGTCAAATTTGAAGACCCAGCACCCCTAGCACGCGAGTGTGCTCACTTCTTGCAGTGCCTCCAGACCCGAGAGCAACCTCGCTCCAACGGGTGGAACGGTGTGGCCGTCGTCGAAATCCTAGAAAAAGCTCA